In the Bactrocera tryoni isolate S06 unplaced genomic scaffold, CSIRO_BtryS06_freeze2 scaffold_11, whole genome shotgun sequence genome, one interval contains:
- the LOC120779778 gene encoding uncharacterized protein LOC120779778: MTILGVEVSFHHESHTEFALLYMGTVILNIEQKKALISYILQANDINYGISLMELRKLAYEFARKVGASYPDPWNDNQQASKDWQLAFMKRPKNLSLRTPEQVSQSRAKRFNKENVDAFFANLSSVLGKTPFEPHRIWNMDETGCPTVPTRPVKTIARKGQKQVGSSTSAEKGTNVSLALAVSASGQSIPPFFLFPRVNMKKIFMTHASHGAVGVANGSGYMNSDVFSQFMRHFIKHTGANADSPTMLLLDNDGSHLSIEAIDLALGHGITLLSFPPKCTHKTQPLDVVVFAPFKGMMTVKHDAWKKSNTGVTFDLHHVPLLVDQCLDVMLTPKTIKSGFRTTGIYLFNPQIFTEVDFVASELSGENLFGDEEKDADNQRRVLASGDAIVTAANEEVSTSEASTSAPASTSGAASSSLSLGHTCAEIKTWPQDNGVNDFDIA; encoded by the exons ATGACGATACTCGGCGTTGAAGTCTCTTTCCACcatgaatcccacaccgaatttgcgctcctttatatgggcACTGTG atcttGAATATCGAACAAAAGAAGGCGCTGATAAGCTACATTCTCCAGGCCAACGACATCAACTATGGGATTAGTTTGATGGAGCTTCGTAAGCTCGCGTATGAATTTGCTCGGAAAGTTGGCGCGTCGTATCCGGATCCATGGAACGACAATCAACAGGCGAGTAAGGATTGGCAGTTGGCGTTCATGAAACGCCCCAAAAATTTGTCACTGCGAACACCAGAGCAAGTAAGCCAGAGCCGTGCGAAGCGATTCAACAAAGAGAATGTCGATGCATTCTTTGCCAACCTTTCATCCGTTCTCGGTAAGACGCCGTTTGAACCTCACCGAATATGGAACATGGATGAAACCGGGTGCCCAACCGTGCCAACCAGACCTGTCAAAACCATCGCGCGCAAAGGACAAAAGCAGGTCGGCTCATCAACATCTGCCGAAAAAGGCACCAATGTGTCTTTGGCTTTGGCCGTCAGCGCTAGTGGCCAGTCTATACCGCCATTCTTCCTCTTTCCCCGAGTCAACatgaaaaagatttttatgACTCATGCGAGTCATGGCGCTGTTGGTGTTGCGAACGGTTCTGGTTACATGAACTCTGACGTATTCTCTCAATTCATGCGTCATTTCATCAAGCACACCGGTGCTAATGCCGATTCGCCAACCATGTTGCTGCTGGACAACGACGGTTCGCATTTATCGATCGAGGCGATAGATTTGGCGTTGGGTCATGGCATCACGTTGCTGTCTTTTCCGCCGAAATGCACGCACAAAACGCAGCCGCTAGATGTTGTGgtatttgcaccatttaaaggcaTGATGACCGTGAAGCATGATGCATGGAAAAAGTCCAACACTGGTGTCACTTTCGATCTGCATCATGTGCCGCTCCTTGTCGATCAGTGCCTCGATGTTATGTTAACGCCGAAAACCATCAAATCCGGCTTTCGAACAACTGGCATCTACCTGTTCAACccgcaaattttcactgaagttgactttgTCGCTTCGGAACTGAGCGGCGAAAATTTGTTCGGTGACGAAGAGAAAGACGCCGACAATCAACGTCGAGTTCTTGCCTCTGGTGATGCCATTGTGACTGCTGCGAATGAGGAGGTGTCAACGTCGGAGGCATCGACAAGCGCCCCAGCTTCAACAAGTGGTGCTGCATCATCGTCGTTGTCTC TTGGGCACACCTGCGccgaaatcaaaacgtggccgcaagacaatggagtcaacgattttgacatcgcctga
- the LOC120779628 gene encoding uncharacterized protein LOC120779628: MSECDRQLREFSEVYKAMPELWNSKLDCYKNKNVRRKSYQKLLIEFKKVKNDAAIDDMKKMLTNMRTCYRRELKKTLQSESSGAGVDDSYISPLWYFEELDFLRDLEIRVSGVTSISSDEEEEVSVPVQSLKKFKKGATERTEFLKKATEHLETSKKQLDEAEIYANAWACMYRQMKPEQQLFAKQAVDEVMLLGRFGKLCFNYLHSPSSSPNLSSPHVSRTSSPFLSNDSPLYISTSSGSPTESTSRFSHFTSLPTGSPIQAQVFLIC, from the exons atgagtgaATGCGATCGCCAACTCCGCGAATTTAGCGAAGTTTATAAAGCCATGCCGGAGCTGTGGAACAGCAAACTGGactgctacaaaaacaaaaatgtacgCCGTAAAAGTTATCAGAAACTTTtgatagaatttaaaaaagtaaaaaacgatGCAGCAATAGacgatatgaaaaaaatgttgacaaaTATGCGTACTTGCTATCGCCGGGAGCTCAAAAAAACGTTACAAAGTGAATCATCTGGTGCAGGAGTTGATGATTCATACATTTCACCTCTGTGGTATTTCGAGGAGCTCGACTTTTTGCGAGACCTGGAAATACGTGTGTCTGGTGTAACATCCATCAGTTCGGATGAAGAGGAAGAAGTGTCCGTTCCCGTG caatctttgaagaaatttaaaaaagggGCTACCGAAAGAACGGAGTTTCTAAAGAAAGCAACCGAGCATTTGGAGACATCCAAAAAACAATTGGATGAAGCggaaatttatgcaaatgcaTGGGCTTGCATGTACAGGCAAATGAAACCGGAGCAGCAACTTTTTGCAAAGCAAGCAGTAGACGAAGTGATGCTGTTGGGCCGATTTGGAAAATTATGTTTCAATTATCTGCACAGTCCTTCAAGCTCACCAAATTTAAGTAGTCCGCATGTATCACGAACCagctcgccttttttaagtaatGACTCGCCACTTTATATTTCAACATCTTCTGGAAGTCCAACTGAATCAACATCACGCTTTTCACATTTTACTTCTTTGCCAACTGGAAGCCCCATACAAgcacaagtgtttttgatttgttga